A single Xenopus laevis strain J_2021 chromosome 3S, Xenopus_laevis_v10.1, whole genome shotgun sequence DNA region contains:
- the bmp7.2.S gene encoding bone morphogenetic protein 7-like, which produces MNALIVKRRLPLLLFLFNISLSSISSNTILENDFHSSFAQRRLKGHERREIQKEILTILGLQHRPRPYLPEKEKSAPLFMMDLYNAANIEEMNAEDASYLKKPISLNEASSLASDQENGFLAHADTVMSFANLVDNDKEEYKNSYCQKFKFDLTDIPLGDELTAAEFRIYKDYVQNNETYQVTVYQMLQKHPNKDPYLFQVDSRTIWGTEKGWLTFDITVTSNHWVINPHYNLGLQLSVESMDMQSVDLRLVGLDGRIGLQDKQPFMVAFFKTSEIHLRSIRSISNKHWNQERAKTYKEQDHFPPANITDGIMPTGKRRFSKQACKKHELFVSFRDLGWQDWIIAPEGYAAYYCDGECSFPLNSFMNATNHAIVQTLVHFINPETVPKPCCAPTQLNGISVLYFDDSSNVILKKYKNMVVEACGCH; this is translated from the coding sequence ATGAATGCTTTGATAGTAAAGAGAAGATTGCCTCTGCTGCTTTTCCTTTTTAACATTTCACTGAGTTCCATCTCTTCAAATACAATACTGGAGAATGATTTCCATTCTAGTTTTGCCCAGAGGAGACTAAAAGGGCATGAACGCAGGGAGATTCAAAAAGAGATCTTGACTATTTTAGGTTTGCAACACAGACCGAGGCCATATTTACCAGAGAAAGAGAAGTCTGCACCATTATTCATGATGGATTTATACAATGCGGCAAATATTGAAGAGATGAATGCTGAAGATGCCTCCTACCTCAAAAAGCCAATCTCCCTAAATGAAGCATCTTCACTGGCCAGTGACCAAGAAAATGGCTTTCTTGCACATGCCGACACAGTCATGAGTTTTGCTAATTTAGTTGACAATGACAAGGAAGAGTATAAAAACTCCTAttgccaaaaattcaagtttgatcTTACCGATATCCCACTTGGAGATGAACTGACGGCTgctgaatttcgaatttataaAGACTATGTGCAAAATAATGAGACATACCAGGTCACCGTCTACCAGATGCTTCAGAAACACCCCAACAAAGATCCTTATCTTTTCCAGGTAGACTCAAGAACTATCTGGGGCACAGAAAAGGGATGGCTGACGTTTGATATTACTGTGACCAGTAATCACTGGGTGATAAACCCGCATTACAACCTTGGATTGCAGTTATCAGTAGAAAGTATGGATATGCAAAGTGTTGATCTCAGGCTTGTGGGCCTTGATGGAAGGATTGGTCTTCAAGATAAACAGCCATTTATGGTGGCATTCTTTAAAACCTCAGAAATCCATCTCCGCAGTATTCGATCTATCAGCAATAAGCACTGGAACCAGGAAAGAGCCAAGACTTACAAGGAACAAGATCATTTCCCTCCAGCAAATATTACTGATGGTATCATGCCCACTGGTAAACGTAGATTTTCTAAGCAAGCTTGCAAGAAACATGAGCTCTTTGTAAGTTTCCGTGATCTTGGTTGGCAAGACTGGATCATTGCCCCAGAAGGATATGCTGCCTACTATTGTGATGGAGAATGTTCTTTCCCACTTAACTCTTTCATGAATGCCACAAACCATGCCATTGTACAAACGCTGGTGCACTTCATTAACCCAGAGACTGTCCCTAAGCCTTGCTGTGCTCCAACTCAACTCAATGGTATTTCGGTATTGTACTTTGATGACAGTTCCAATGTcatattaaagaaatataaaaatatggtgGTTGAAGCATGTGGTTGCCATTGA